A genomic stretch from Leishmania infantum JPCM5 genome chromosome 25 includes:
- a CDS encoding DNA-directed RNA polymerase ii, giving the protein MIIPVRCYSCGKVVGNLYEQYQRLLDQDYTEAEALDALHLDRYCCRRMILSHIDLIDDLIPYSVPVTGTMQMMGPLQMPTPHRR; this is encoded by the coding sequence ATGATCATCCCAGTGCGTTGCTACTCGTGCGGTAAGGTGGTTGGCAACCTCTACGAGCAGTATCAGCGGCTTTTGGATCAGGACTAcacggaggccgaggcgctgGATGCGCTGCATCTGGATCGCtactgctgccgtcgcatgATCCTCTCCCATATTGATCTGATTGACGACCTCATTCCTTATAGTGTACCTGTGACGGGCACCATGCAGATGATGGGGCCGCTGCAGATGCCcacgccgcaccgccgctga
- a CDS encoding putative protein transport protein Sec24C, with the protein MYNLQDHSSNPYGDGYGSYGAYRSAAASGGAPAARPYYDPNQGHGAQANYYGVAGQQAAPAAPSSYSYDSYGYTAGAAPSAAAAPASEYPYGGSYGSAATSAQASSANAPSINSSASPSSAPAPSVAGYNSYGYQAATAAPTPSRQPAPSAPASAYPPPRSTSSTAAAASDPYPAPSSSRPEPLAQQLPPEPTQPYSDALLGSGVRGNNRPLRALARQPPTRIVNVRSVPNPERSIPRNSGAPIEYLTCTNEPPYATVDFLGLDNGNANSKFFRPSMLCAPGEERLVKDSHIPFGAILSPLCQPLHNKEVVPLVKQPKPPVRCHRCRGYMSCHARLLEMGRKWECPLCEVTNDVVGDDLDAVDGMGRRVNVADHPEMGFGSVEFDVDDFPEYALRTEDNVVLPSRPLHHLFLIDISRDAGQRFLSDYAEAIRAALQRMAELTPECKVSFITFASQLHFYDFRHPDMPQMCVPDVENPFVPLPFTSLCWMEVGAELERLEAFLSRLPRMVANVDESDCVLGAAVKAATLVLAGQHGGRVIMCASRHPQRGMGQIVLREQHRLYGTDREKELLRPIEGFWTTTATAAARQQISFDLFMFATGYCELVTLSNVCHVTNGRVFLFSNYDPLVDSTKVSASMQQLLTEEAGYAGILRVRCSTGLHVQRYRGHYLSQTVQDMDLASITGGSTFFVEFAHEDHLPKDNYAHFQTALLYTTRSGHRRVRVQSCRLRVASSLTVLFRNMDLEAILFGFIQDIMVEAVNKGPQQARQGMTDRLIKAFSCYRQYCASDKSGGEYEDVKTAARDKKNTLLMPPRLKLLPVYLLCLMKSDALTEGTIVHIDHRVASIFDLVAMPAYKLLSYLYPSLYCLDDLESDPTIGTLDVTTGNCILPHHRQLLFDSVARDGTYVLCDEQARLVYMWIGENVPPKIANTLFGTSDAASVCAAGGPGEECFSERLRNVLYALMLREDGMRRLIVIHHGERSEDAFFKELKEEMGTSKMGYDEYLTHLHRTIQTHVS; encoded by the coding sequence ATGTACAACCTACAAGACCACTCGTCGAACCCGTACGGGGACGGGTATGGCAGCTACGGGGCTTACAGGTCCGCTGCGGCCTCCGGaggcgcgccggctgcgaGGCCGTATTATGACCCCAATCAAGGCCACGGTGCGCAGGCGAACTACTACGGCGTTGCCGGGCAGCAGGCCGCTCCCGCTGCGCCATCGTCTTACAGCTATGACAGTTACGGATACAcggccggcgccgccccgagcgctgctgcggcaccggctTCTGAGTACCCATACGGCGGCAGctacggcagcgccgcgacgagCGCGCAGGCCTCATCTGCAAACGCGCCATCTATCAACTCATCGGCGTCACCATCTTCCGCTCCTGCGCCGTCCGTGGCTGGATACAATTCTTACGGCTATCAAGCCGCTACCGCCGCCCCCACGCCATCCCGGCAGCCGGCACCATCAGCGCCAGCCTCAGCATAtccgccaccgcgcagcacctcatccacagctgcggcggccagTGACCCGTACCCAgccccttcctcctcaaGGCCGGAACcgttggcgcagcagctACCGCCTGAGCCGACTCAGCCGTACAGCGACGCCCTGTTGGGCAGTGGTGTTCGCGGCAACAACCGTCCGCTGCGCGCCTTGGCTCGACAGCCGCCGACGCGCATTGTGAACGTGCGCTCCGTGCCAAACCCGGAGCGCAGCATCCCCCGCAACAGTGGTGCACCGATCGAGTACCTGACATGCACGAACGAGCCGCCCTACGCTACTGTCGACTTTCTCGGCCTCGACAACGGCAACGCCAACTCGAAGTTCTTTCGCCCGTCCATGCTGTGTGCGCCGGGCGAGGAGCGACTTGTGAAGGACAGTCACATCCCCTTCGGTGCCATTCTCTCACCGCTGTGTCAGCCGCTCCACAAcaaggaggtggtgccgctggtgaAGCAGCCAAAGCCGCCtgtgcgctgccaccgctgccgcggctacATGAGCTGTCACGCCCGACTTCTCGAGATGGGCCGCAAGTGGGAGTGTCCGCTGTGCGAGGTGACCAACGATGTCGTCGGCGACGACTTGGACGCCGTTGATGGAATGGGGCGTCGGGTAAACGTGGCGGATCACCCGGAAATGGGCTTCGGCAGTGTGGAGTTCGACGTCGACGACTTCCCAGAgtacgcgctgcgcaccgagGACAATGTTGTACTGCCCAGTCGGCCGCTGCATCACCTGTTTCTCATCGATATCTCGCGCGACGCGGGGCAGCGGTTTCTTTCCGACTACGCGGAGGCGATTCGGGCTGCCCTGCAGCGCATGGCGGAGCTGACGCCTGAGTGCAAGGTGTCCTTCATCACATTCGCCTCGCAGCTGCACTTCTACGACTTCCGCCACCCCGATATGCCGCAGATGTGCGTTCCGGACGTCGAGAACCCGTTTGTGCCACTGCCCTTCACAAGCCTGTGCTGGATGGAGGTGggggcggagctggagcgcctGGAGGCCTTCCTGAGTCGGCTGCCACGTATGGTTGCCAACGTGGACGAGTCGGACTGTGTgctcggcgctgcggtgaaggcggcaaCGCTGGTGTTGGCGGGTCAGCATGGCGGGCGTGTGATCATGTGCGCAAGCCGGCACCCGCAGCGCGGCATGGGGCAAATCGTGCTTCGCGAGCAGCACAGGCTCTACGGCACCGATCgcgagaaggagctgctgcgaccCATCGAAGGTTTCTGGACGACCACGGcaaccgcggcggcgaggcagcagATTTCGTTTGACCTGTTCATGTTCGCCACGGGGTACTGTGAGCTGGTGACGTTGTCAAACGTGTGCCACGTGACGAACGGTCGCGTCTTTCTCTTTAGCAACTACGATCCACTGGTCGATAGCACCAAGGTGAGCGCCTccatgcagcagctgctgacaGAGGAGGCCGGGTACGCTGGCATCCTACGCgtccgctgcagcaccggccTCCATGTGCAGCGCTACCGGGGCCACTACCTCTCCCAGACGGTGCAGGACATGGACCTGGCCAGCATCACGGGCGGCTCCACGTTTTTTGTGGAGTTCGCGCACGAGGACCATTTGCCGAAGGATAACTACGCTCATTTCCAGACCGCGCTGCTGTACACCACTCGCTCTGGCCACCGCCGGGTGCGGGTGCAGTCGTGTCGGCTGCgtgtcgcctcctccttgacCGTTCTATTCCGCAACATGGACCTGGAGGCGATCCTGTTCGGCTTCATCCAGGATATcatggtggaggcggtgaacAAAGGcccgcagcaggcgcgccaGGGAATGACGGACCGCCTCATTAAGGCCTTTTCCTGCTACCGCCAGTACTGCGCTTCGGACAAGTCGGGTGGCGAGTATGAGGACGTCAAGACCGCCGCCCGCGATAAAAAGAATACGCTTCTaatgccgccgcggctgaaGCTGCTCCCGGTCTATCTGCTCTGCCTGATGAAGTCCGACGCGCTGACGGAGGGCACCATCGTGCACATTGACCACCGAGTGGCCAGCATATTCGACCTCGTGGCGATGCCGGCGTACAAGCTACTCAGCTACCTATACCCGTCCCTCTACTGCCTGGACGACTTAGAGAGCGACCCGACGATCGGCACGCTGGACGTGACGACTGGAAACTGCATTCTGCCGCATCATCGTCAGCTACTCTTCGACAGCGTCGCGCGAGATGGCACGTACGTGCTATGTGACGAACAAGCGCGGCTTGTGTACATGTGGATTGGCGAAAATGTGCCGCCGAAGATCGCGAATACGCTGTTTGGCACTTCTGATGCAGCATCCGTGTGTGCAGCCGGAGGGCCAGGCGAGGAGTGCTTCAGTGAGCGCCTGCGCAACGTCCTGTACGCTCTCATGCTGCGCGAGGATGGCATGCGGCGTCTCATCGTGATTCACCACGGCGAGCGCTCTGAGGACGCCTTCTTCAAGGAGCTCAAGGAGGAGATGGGCACGAGCAAGATGGGCTACGATGAGTACCTGACGCATCTGCACCGTACCATACAGACGCACGTGTCATGA
- a CDS encoding putative serine/threonine protein phosphatase — translation MTTAGDGSAVGSSSALDLDEMINYVIQCKPLSEQQVARLCEKVKEVLEKENNVHAVRAPVTVCGDVHGQFHDLLELFKIGGLPPDTNYLFMGDYVDRGYYSVETVTLLLLYKLRYPQRLHLLRGNHESRQITQVYGFYDECIRKYGSANVWTIFTDLFDYLPLTALVENDIFCLHGGLSPTVDTFSHIRNLDRVQEVPHEGPMCDLLWSDPDDRDGWGISPRGAGFTFGQGVTEGFCHNNKIKTIARAHQLVMDGYSWTHQDQLVTIFSAPNYCYRCGNLAGLLELDEHMNKCFFQFDPAPRRGEAQVSKKTPDYFL, via the coding sequence ATGACGACGGCCGGCGACGGATCGGCGGTGGGGTCCAGCAGTGCCCTCGACTTGGATGAGATGATTAATTACGTCATACAATGCAAGCCGCTCAGCGAACAGCAGGTGGCGCGTCTGTGCGAGAAGgtgaaggaggtgctggagaaggagaacaACGTGCACGCGGTGAGAGCGCCAGTCACGGTGTGCGGCGACGTGCATGGCCAGTTTCACGACTTGCTGGAGCTTTTCAAGATTGGCGGGTTGCCGCCGGACACGAACTACCTGTTCATGGGCGACTACGTGGACCGCGGCTACTACAGCGTCGAGACGGTgacgctgcttctcctctaCAAGCTGCGATACCCCCAGCGACTACATCTTCTCCGCGGCAACCACGAGTCGCGCCAGATCACGCAGGTGTATGGCTTCTACGATGAGTGCATTCGCAAGTACGGTAGCGCCAACGTATGGACGATCTTCACGGACCTGTTCGACTACCTGCCCCTGACAGCGTTGGTCGAGAACGACATCTTCTGCCTTCACGGTGGTCTCTCACCGACGGTCGACACATTCAGCCACATCCGCAACCTCGACCGCGTGCAGGAAGTGCCGCACGAGGGGCCGATGTGCGATCTGCTGTGGTCGGACCCGGACGATCGTGATGGCTGGGGCATCAGCCCCCGTGGCGCCGGCTTCACCTTCGGCCAAGGAGTCACCGAAGGCTTCTGCCACAACAACAAGATCAAGACGATCGCCCGTGCGCATCAGCTTGTCATGGACGGCTACAGCTGGACACACCAGGATCAGCTCGTCACGATCTTCAGCGCGCCAAACTACTGCTACCGCTGCGGCAACCTCGCCGGCCTTCTGGAGCTCGATGAGCACATGAACAAGTGCTTCTTTCAGTTCGACCCGGCTCCGCGACGCGGTGAAGCGCAGGTGTCGAAGAAGACGCCGGACTATTTTCTATAG